The Astyanax mexicanus isolate ESR-SI-001 chromosome 14, AstMex3_surface, whole genome shotgun sequence genome window below encodes:
- the crip2 gene encoding cysteine-rich protein 2, translating into MASKCPKCEKTVYFAEKVTSLGKDWHKFCLKCERCNKTLTSGGHAEHDGKPYCHKPCYAALFGPKGVNIGGAGSYMYEAPVNNNPPPTALESAPKPEEKRVPTSSRPPSKAGSVTTFSGEANMCPRCNKKVYFAEKVTSLGKDWHRPCLRCERCSKTLAAGSHAEHDGQPYCHKPCYAVLFGPKGVNTGGVGSYIYDKEPNTETQP; encoded by the exons CTGAGAAGGTGACCTCTTTGGGGAAGGACTGGCACAAGTTCTGCCTCAAGTGTGAGCGCTGCAACAAGACCTTGACATCAGGCGGCCATGCTGAG CACGACGGGAAGCCCTACTGTCACAAGCCATGCTATGCTGCCCTCTTCGGGCCAAAAG GGGTTAATATTGGAGGAGCAGGCTCTTATATGTATGAAGCACCTGTTAACAACAACCCACCTCCGACCGCTTTGGAGTCTGCACCCAAGCCAGAAGAGAAGAGGGTCCCAACGTCCAGCAGACCTCCTTCTAAAG CTGGAAGTGTCACCACCTTTTCTGGAGAGGCTAACATGTGCCCCAGGTGTAACAAGAAGGTCTACTTCG CGGAAAAGGTCACGTCTCTTGGGAAAGACTGGCATCGGCCCTGTCTGCGCTGTGAAAGGTGCAGCAAGACTCTGGCTGCTGGCAGCCATGCAGAG CACGATGGCCAACCTTACTGCCATAAACCATGTTATGCTGTTCTCTTTGGGCCTAAAG GTGTGAACACAGGGGGTGTCGGCAGCTACATCTACGACAAGGAGCCCAACACAGAGACCCAGCCATGA